The following proteins are encoded in a genomic region of Methanofastidiosum sp.:
- the xth gene encoding exodeoxyribonuclease III, with protein sequence MKNFRIVSWNVNGVRSVAKKGFIEFIEKNNLDILCIQETKGREEDIPNDLKEISKYNSFFSSPERKGYSGVGVYSKEKPLSVKTNFGVTKFDAEGRALILQYPEFILLNVYFPNGKMSSERLQYKMDFYEMFLAYTKNLLDQGKNIVVCGDVNTAHKEIDIARPKENEKISGFLPEERAWIDKFLEIGFIDTFRYFNKDPNNYSWWDYKSKARERNVGWRIDYFYISNNLIEKLNSAFIMKDIYGSDHCPIGIELLF encoded by the coding sequence TTTAGAATTGTGTCCTGGAATGTAAATGGAGTTCGTTCAGTCGCAAAAAAAGGATTTATAGAGTTCATAGAAAAAAATAATCTAGATATACTATGTATACAAGAAACAAAGGGGCGAGAGGAAGATATTCCAAATGACTTAAAAGAGATATCAAAGTATAATTCATTTTTTTCTTCTCCAGAACGTAAAGGCTACAGTGGCGTAGGGGTGTATTCAAAAGAAAAACCATTATCTGTAAAGACTAACTTTGGTGTAACTAAATTTGACGCTGAAGGGAGGGCATTAATTCTTCAATATCCAGAATTTATTTTATTAAATGTATATTTTCCTAATGGAAAGATGTCAAGTGAAAGGCTCCAGTATAAAATGGATTTTTATGAAATGTTCTTAGCGTATACTAAAAATTTGCTTGATCAAGGTAAGAATATAGTAGTATGTGGAGATGTAAACACAGCGCACAAGGAAATTGATATTGCAAGACCAAAAGAAAATGAGAAGATATCTGGTTTCTTGCCCGAAGAAAGAGCATGGATTGACAAATTCTTAGAAATAGGATTTATCGATACATTCAGGTATTTTAACAAAGATCCGAATAATTACAGCTGGTGGGACTATAAAAGTAAAGCAAGAGAGAGAAATGTTGGATGGAGAATTGATTATTTCTACATAAGTAATAATTTAATTGAAAAGCTAAACTCGGCTTTTATAATGAAGGATATATATGGGTCAGATCATTGCCCAATAGGAATTGAATTATTATTTTAA